A section of the Amblyomma americanum isolate KBUSLIRL-KWMA chromosome 2, ASM5285725v1, whole genome shotgun sequence genome encodes:
- the LOC144119688 gene encoding ubiquitin-conjugating enzyme E2 Z-like, translating into MSDFWDPIPFLDEKPTKQCALEIVSTIDDIEDYRPPGLFVEEDETVPSAVPSMFTSRTPYDHGRRECAVRAELLRERKGVLGLLGTWIGPSWTTRHCIGSLLLSITSLFKESPISSLYAFGVLPAVGTWLSDRICYNAALQHETIRVAVCTAVEDCLQGTSPLPPGLRDVVLKHSPQFYGEYEKVVMQQLHLIGSFMNDAFEGGVAVYQYATLLERLMVMTRNQAGAY; encoded by the exons ATGTCAGACTTCTGGGACCCAATCCCTTTCCTGGACGAGAAACCAACAAAGCAATGCGCACTTGAAATCGTGAGCACCATTGACGACATCGAAGACTATCGACCCCCGGGACTGTTCGTCGAAGAAGACGAGACAG TGCCCAGCGCTGTACCCTCGATGTTCACTTCGCGTACGCCTTATGACCACGGACGCCGGGAGTGTGCGGTGCGGGCCGAACTTCTACGAGAACGGAAAGGTGTGCTAGGTCTCCTGGGTACCTGGATCGGGCCATCCTGGACCACGCGTCATTGTATCGGAAGCCTGTTGTTGTCCATAACGTCGCTGTTCAAAGAAAGTCCCATTTCGAGCTTATACGCTTTCGGAGTCCTTCCGGCTGTGGGAACCTGGTTGAGCGACAGGATCTGCTACAACGCGGCGCTCCAGCACGAGACCATCAGGGTAGCAGTGTGCACCGCGGTAGAAGACTGTCTGCAGGGCACTTCTCCGTTACCGCCGGGCTTAAGGGACGTTGTTCTAAAGCACTCCCCTCAGTTTTACGGGGAGTATGAGAAAGTGGTAATGCAGCAACTGCATCTCATTGGTTCGTTCATGAACGACGCGTTCGAAGGCGGCGTCGCTGTGTACCAATACGCAACTTTGCTGGAACGGTTGATGGTCATGACGAGAAACCAAGCTGGCGCTTATTAG